In Proteiniborus ethanoligenes, a single window of DNA contains:
- a CDS encoding alpha/beta-type small acid-soluble spore protein, with translation MPNNSTSNKIVVPAARQALNQMKTEIASELGMSNYESLDKGNLSARQNGYVGGYMTKRLVEMAQRSMGGTTTR, from the coding sequence ATGCCTAATAACAGCACTAGTAATAAAATAGTAGTCCCAGCTGCTCGTCAAGCTCTAAATCAAATGAAAACTGAAATAGCTAGTGAACTTGGTATGAGCAACTATGAATCATTAGATAAAGGTAATCTTTCAGCTAGACAAAATGGTTATGTTGGTGGATATATGACAAAAAGATTAGTAGAAATGGCTCAAAGAAGCATGGGTGGAACTACAACTAGATAG
- a CDS encoding manganese efflux pump MntP family protein, whose protein sequence is MCFYDLSIISIALGLDAFSMAFSVGLSNKINRKKALITIVIFGFFQFLFATMGGYLGGYFNMYIFHLSSKLGGVIVLLVGLLMFKEGLSKEDNLKDLNFFIIMILGICVSIDALVIGFTLFCNMSLENLILKSSSIVGIICSFLTATGFLISKKIRRNSFLKEYANLLGGLMLIFFGLKMILF, encoded by the coding sequence ATGTGCTTTTATGATTTAAGCATTATTTCTATAGCACTTGGGCTTGATGCTTTTAGTATGGCTTTTTCTGTAGGCCTTAGCAATAAAATCAATCGAAAAAAAGCCCTTATAACAATAGTAATTTTTGGTTTTTTTCAATTTCTATTTGCTACTATGGGTGGTTACTTAGGCGGATACTTCAATATGTACATATTTCATCTATCTTCTAAGCTTGGCGGAGTAATAGTATTATTGGTTGGATTGTTAATGTTTAAGGAAGGCCTGTCAAAGGAAGATAATTTAAAGGACCTAAACTTTTTTATAATAATGATTTTAGGAATATGTGTCAGCATAGATGCTTTAGTTATAGGATTTACTCTGTTTTGCAATATGAGTTTGGAAAATCTTATACTAAAAAGTTCTTCAATTGTAGGCATCATATGTTCTTTTCTTACAGCTACAGGCTTCTTAATAAGTAAAAAAATCAGAAGAAACTCATTTTTAAAAGAATATGCCAATCTTTTAGGTGGGCTTATGTTAATATTTTTTGGCCTTAAAATGATATTGTTTTAA